The following coding sequences are from one Eucalyptus grandis isolate ANBG69807.140 chromosome 11, ASM1654582v1, whole genome shotgun sequence window:
- the LOC104454742 gene encoding structural maintenance of chromosomes flexible hinge domain-containing protein GMI1 has protein sequence MVQPFFGLFGFGGPIASMHLGRHAVVSSKTMQSKRVYMLHLKREALLSRSGSQHSWKTDGGIRVPLENESARAPQGSFTKVEIFKPRMKNVNLYQLSCKLKDIYFPYVQCDGLSNLRRTIRPVHFEVNGIDLAEIEGGEVAITNLHSCNGPDFIIQVHFSITEDTDANRILGSAPIHEANACLKCVYFPVVQRKFLI, from the exons ATGGTGCAGCCTTtctttggcttgtttggttttggAGGACCAATTGCCTCTATGCATTTGGGAAG GCATGCTGTGGTTTCTTCCAAGACTATGCAATCTAAAAGAGTATACATGTTACATCTGAAGAGAGAAGCTCTATTGAGCAGATCTGGTTCTCAACACTCTTGGAAA ACTGATGGTGGCATCAGGGTTCCTTTAGAAAATGAAAGTGCCAGAGCACCTCAAGGAAGCTTCACGAAG GTTGAGATTTTCAAGCCTAGAATGAAAAATGTGAATCTATATCAACTCTCGTGCAAGCTGAAGGACATCTATTTCCCATACGTTCAG TGTGATGGTTTGTCGAATTTGAGGAGGACTATCAGACCTGTCCATTTTGAG GTTAATGGTATTGATTTAGCTGAAATTGAAGGAGGGGAGGTTGCAATTACCAACTTGCATTCATGCAATGGTCCTGATTTTATAATTCAAGTCCATTTTTCAATCACAGAGGACACTGACGCAAATAGAATACTCG GTTCTGCACCAATTCATGAGGCTAATGCTTGCCTGAAGTGTGTCTACTTTCCTGTTGTTCAG AGGAAGTTCTTAATATAA
- the LOC108956981 gene encoding structural maintenance of chromosomes flexible hinge domain-containing protein GMI1-like, translated as MAVCIGQLIFLLSSGEARIICRPLGVPDEKGCILNKHDGNVCLEVQSSVSIPIGVIDSGELVAVGKSEWECQLEKQHLKAPSSIDLLDANQCEELGIHEALPVHAPIPAGQDPPKEIVAVVRPANFSYSTAPKNLDQKYIVKNKMEMSMEVKFSGDCDQESHLYSSRVTPSCHRGFHGLYIFSLQHKSHELFQKSGVYKFLFHMDETSCKNYEKEVTVLASAEVGRWQLVGYDKNEHLRVRVGSCFPPLEVACYDIYGNLIPFPSTPKVNLQFKMGEGMLICVKKTKAGLSSDKRTLRIKDILIESGDLDVIRPNYEGTMLLCPPDESLSISIPCKVIPGHVRRVLAHPSMQSIQMLPGCIVQELKLEMFDAYGNHALKGSEVLLKVEGFSIKDQMGKKHKVDHDGFVHLSGMLKVTAGFNQNVLLSVIAGGEEIFKEELQTEKRELRVAEPVPQLCAAGSQLENFVFEIVDTEGNLDENIHNDEENGHFHTLSIKLDSSVTKTTTLYAFRKGRCTIPSLTVPRDAGCFSFSAVHSRHRELSLSIKIGIQPSSDLQHEIQTLCPNTNIMMLQDTSTPNDIGNVLSIIKNELQLMPIILTYLCGQLCLVTYNYCSSQVLEESALCIEHQERVLEETRSRIEHRERVLKLLHDRKVEIEQSLVELGEGPHGRSRDGIIGVVALLGTIRNIELSRQTITDPSI; from the exons ATGGCGGTG TGTATTGGTCAAttgatctttcttctctcttcagGGGAAGCACGAATCATATGCAG GCCACTAGGGGTGCCTGATGAGAAAGGCTGCATCCTCAATAAGCATGATGGAAATGTTTGCTTGGAGGTTCAGAGTTCTGTATCTATACCTATTGGAGTAATTGACTCTGGAGAG TTAGTAGCTGTTGGGAAATCTGAGTGGGAGTGCCAGTTGGAGAAGCAACACTTGAAAGCTCCATCTTCGATTGACTTGCTAGATGCCAACCAATGTGAAGAGTTAGGAATTCATGAG GCGTTACCAGTTCATGCACCCATTCCTGCTGGACAAGACCCTCCAAAGGAAATTGTAGCTGTTGTTCGGCCGGCAAATTTCAGTTACTCCACTGCTCCAAAGAACTTGGATCAGAAGTAcattgtcaaaaataaaatggaaatgtCAATGGAAGTCAAATTCAGTGGCGATTGTGATCAAGAAAGTCATCTTTATTCATCTCGCGTGACACCATCTTGTCATAGAGGATTTCACGGTCTATACATCTTTTCCTTGCAGCACAAGTCTCATGAACTATTTCAGAAATCTGGTGTATATAAATTTCTGTTTCATATG GATGAGACAAGCTGTAAAAACTATGAAAAAGAAGTGACAGTTCTTGCATCTGCTGAGGTTGGAAGGTGGCAACTTGTGGGCTATGATAAGAATGAGCATCTTAGAGTCAG GGTTGGATCATGCTTTCCTCCtttagaggttgcatgttaTGACATATATGGGAACCTCATTCCATTCCCATCAACTCCAAAAGTCAATTTGCAATTCAAGATGGGCGAAGGCATGTTGATTTGTGTAAAGAAAACGAAGGCAGGCCTTTCATCTGACAAAAGGACTCTAAGAATTAAG GATATACTAATAGAAAGTGGGGATTTAGATGTCATCCGGCCAAACTATGAGGGCACAATGCTTTTATGTCCGCCAGATGAATCTTTGTCCATTTCTATTCCATGTAAAG TTATTCCTGGACATGTGCGGCGAGTGTTGGCACATCCATCCATGCAAAGTATCCAAATGCTTCCTGGGTGCATAGTACAAGAACTCAAATTGGAG ATGTTTGATGCTTATGGAAATCATGCTTTGAAGGGCTCTGAAGTTCTTTTGAAggttgagggattttccattaAAGATCAGATGGGTAAAAAGCACAAG GTGGATcatgatggatttgttcatctCAGTGGCATGTTGAAAGTTACTGCAGGTTTCAATCAAAATG TATTGCTGTCTGTTATAGCCGGTGGTGAAGAAATATTCAAGGAAGAGCTCCAAACAGAAAAAAGGGAGCTCAGAGTTGCAGAACCA GTGCCTCAGCTTTGTGCGGCTGGTTCCCAACTAGAGAATTTCGTCTTCGAAATTGTGGATACAGAGGGTAATCTCGATGAGAATATCCACAATGATGAGGAAAATGGCCATTTTCATACACTTTCCATAAAACTGGACTCATCCGTTACAAAAACAACCACTTTATATGCTTTCCGAAAGGGGCGATGCACTATTCCTTCTCTTACTGTCCCTCGAGATGCTGGTTGCTTTAGCTTTTCTGCTGTTCATTCTCGTCACCGAGAGTTATCTTTGAGCATCAAG ATTGGCATTCAGCCTTCTTCAGATTTGCAGCATGAGATTCAAACCTTATGTCCAAATACGAATATAATGATGCTACAGGACACATCAACCCCTAATGATATAGGGAATGTACTTTCCATCATCAAGAATGAG TTGCAGCTAATGCCCATCATCCTCACATACTTATGTGGTCAGTTGTGCCTTGTGACTTACAATTACTGCTCCTCACAGGTTCTTGAGGAATCTGCTTTGTGCATTGAACATCAGGAAAGG GTTCTTGAGGAAACTCGTTCGCGCATTGAACATCGGGAAAGGGTACTGAAGTTGCTGCATGACCGGAAGGTTGAAATAGAGCAATCTTTGGTGGAGTTAGGAG AAGGACCACATGGAAGATCTAGAGATGGCATCATTGGTGTGGTTGCACTTCTTGGAACAATTCGCAATATTGAGCTTAGCAGGCAAACTATCACTGACCCTTCTATCTGA